The genome window cctctgctccccaccgCCCTCCCGGACCTCCCAGGCAGCGGCAGGTGCTCCCGGCATGGCGGCACATATGGATCCTATAAGGGCTGAGATCATCTCTCCGGGCAGCCTCGCTCCTCCGTGCACTGGGGAGCGGTGGGGAGGGATGGCGGCGGTGGgaccccggggctgcccgggggcaCGGAGCCCCTCGCCGTGCTGGGTGCCGCCAGGGTGCGGCGTTTGGGGCGAGGGGAGAGCCCCGGCTGGGCTCGCCCTGCCAGCCGCGAGCAAAGGAAAGCCTTTTCCCGCTGTAAACCGAACATGCGAGATCTGGAAGTCTCCGAGACACAATAAACAGGGGATCCCGGGATGCTTGAAGTATGTCCCAGTCTGGATCTCTGGATGTTAATGGCCCAAgatgattaattttcttttgtactttCATGGCATCAGTTATCACatcatttgattttatttttaaagacttttttttaagcccaCAAAATACTGTAAAGAGTTAGAATGGATTCAAATTACAAGGTAAAATATTTCCCTCCAAAGCTTCataaatacttgattttttttttttaatgctattattttaactttcaaaGAAAGGCAGCGTTTGCCAAATCTTGCTTTGTGCAGTAAAACCAGTCCAGTGTTACAGGgatttaatataataataacaataaactTTCAGAGGAGACCTTAAAAACAAAGGGCCCTGTCTGCCGTGCATGGAAATTCAAGCTCACATGCCCCGGGGTCCGTAGCTCGTTTTCCCCGCGTGCCGGGGAAGCGATCACGTGCGAGCCCCAGCCCCGACGTGGCTCCCCGCTtctgcccagccccacacaATGGCCTGATCCAGACCCCGCTGGCATCGCTTGGGTCTTCCCACCGACCTGGGCAGGTTTTGAAGCCGGAGCAGCTCCTCCGAGCCCCCGAGCACCACGTTATCCATCCGCGAGCTGAGGATCCAGCCCCTGATTTACCGAAGCCTGGAAATCCCTGAGGATGGAGACGTCCCCGGCGAGGTCCTCGCTGTCCTCAGCCCCGAGCCGGTGCCTGCCCGTTGCACCCATCCTGCGCGGGGCCAGCTCCGCACGCGCAGAGGGAGCTGAGCGCTGGGCGCAGGGGGGTTGCAGGATCAAAGCCTGCGGGCGGGCGAGTGCCCGGGGAGCAGAGCGGGGTCCTGGCTCCCCCCAAGCTGGCACGGGCTCAGCCTTGCAGCTTTTTGTGTCTTTAttgtttttccccctgcagTTGGTTGCGTTTTTAATGAATTTACAAATCTCATTTGGGCACCGGAGCtgggggtggaaaaaaaaactcTTGTCTGAAGTTGATTTTGCAAATCAGCACTGGCCATCTCAAACCAGCTCTCGGGGCATAAGCATCGGGGCTCCCAATAACCGAGGAGGAAGCCTCTTGCTTGCAGAGCAGATCCACCACTTTGATGTGCTCCCGCagttattctttcatttcttgagCAAATAATCTGGATTTTCACAATATTTACcttggaaataattatttgtgtAAAGCATTCGACCAAGATAAACAGCGAATCGCTGGGTCTCTCTACGGGGCTGGGAGTGCAGGCAGCCCAGGGTCTCATGTTCCCCAAAACCTGCCGGAGCGTGTGCTCCCCGGGCAGCGGCCGAGGTGGAAAATGGGCCTTAAAGCCGAGCACACACACGTCCTAACGAACCGGCCGAGGGCTGGGGACAACCCTCCTCGCAGCTCCGGCTGCAGGGCACGTATAAGGATAGAAAAATGCAGCCGCTCTGCCCTTCATGAATTGCCAACCCAGCCCCTGTGTCTGTAAAAGGGGCTGTTGCATCCCCGAATTCCCACAGATTCAGAGGCTGtaaaggagaagcaggaaggggggggggaaggtgaaggaaggtTCAAAGGCCTGCTACAGCTTCGGTTTTTCATCTCTAGTTAATCTCTGCAAGGCCTGAGGCAAAGTCACCTTTGGGTCAATACTCAGGTGTTTTTATCTGCCATCCCCATCTGCCCGGAGCTGCCTCCGCAGCCCTCCCGATCAGCCGGGCCGCAGGGCAGGGCGGTTGGGTGCCCGGGGAATCCGGTCCCCCCCGGTTCAAGCCAGGCGCTCCCCGGGCGGAGGGTAAATCCTGCACCCGCGCTGTGCCCCAGCGCCAGCTCCCTGCCACCCACCGCCCCACGGCCGCGGGGAGAGACGGGAGCGGGGTCGCACttgagtttttaaaagcaacaaggCTTTTAAATTGAGCATGCATTAGCTGCCGGCGGTGGTACAGCGCATCGCCGGCCGGCGCGTGCCCAGGGGTGCAGGGACGGGAGGAGGGTGCCAAGACCTGTGCCCTCGACCTGCTGCTCACCCACGCTCCTGCGGCGAGCACGGGGCGGCCGCTCCCAGCACGCACCCGCTGCGCGCCCAGCGGGCTGGTGAAGGGCAATAAAGGAACAAATCCACCCGGGGCTCAGCTCTTTCACCTCCGAGGCTTTTATTAAGGTGTGCAACATGCCCACGATCACACGTCTGGGATATGACACAGGCAGCAGGCGCTGGACAGAAGCGAGCAGGAGGGCGGCGAGGCAGCGCGAGCCTTGCAGGGATGCTGCCAGACTCCTCCGGCCCCCAGTGCCGGGTGCGGAGGCCGGCACAGGTTGCTTTGAGCCGAGTGTGCCCTTCACCACCGAAACGTCCTTTGCAGAAGCAGAGTTTTGCGGATCTCCTCGCTTTACCtatgggcagcagcagccctgggtggGAGCAGAGCCCGGCTGTGCCCCGCTGTGTCCGGGAGGAGGCTCGGTGCAGCCCCCGGCCCGTGGGCCGCTGGTGGGCTCAGCCGTGGGTATTTATTTGTAGTGCAGTAGCATCTAGCGGTCGGTGGAAGCCGGGATCTGCCCAGGCTGCCGGCTGTGTCCCGCTGGCCGGGCACTGCACCCCGGCACCAGAGCGGGGTCCCGGCGAAGTCACGGCCACCTCTCAGCTCCGCTCCTCTGACGGAGAGGAGTAGTTGGGCTGGGAGGATACAGCAACTCTGAAATCTCTCATCACCCTCCTTTTGCAGATGAGAAACTAAATTAATGCCTGGCTTTGCAAAGCAACTCCAGGCAGGACGGGAAGCATGGCTCCCTCTCGGCTGAGCTCTCGGCTTACAGCAAAACCGCCCCGCTGCTGCTCCTTCCACATCAGCAACTTGAACAGAATAGATGTCATATTAACACTTagtaaaacacagcaaacaaacaCAGCGTCTCCTTTTTAATCTCTACTTAAGAAGACTGTTCTTTGCATTCTCTAGGCAGTCCTCACTGGATAAAATGtagattagaaaaaaacactctctttgctttcaaatgATAAATTAATATAAACACCAACAGTACAACTTTGCAAGCAGCTTCCTGATCATGCACCGTGTTAAAGCATCTCCCGCGACAGCCAgatgtgcacatacacacactggCTGTAAGGAAAAATCTAAATGAATGCTTCTCTAATActgaatctaaaaaaaaatatattggatTTGAATCAGTTGacacttaaatttatttttaagcattctgAGGTCActtttcagaatactttttttctccctcgACTCTCTGCATGAGTTTAGATCTTATCTGCAAAGCTTTTACACGTGCTTCATTAGGCGGCGCACCGGGGCGAGTCCCAAGGAACAGCTCAGGACACCTTGCTCGCACCGAAAGCACGAGCAACGTTTAACGGTGGCCGGGTTGTTTTCGTATGGGCGCACCGGTGTGGGTGCGATGTGGGGGTGAAGCGAGCTTGTGCTTGTGCCCGAGCACACGCTGAAGTGCTTTGCTCAGGAACGTTTAAAAGCTTCGCTGCCCTGAGGCCCTCGCTGCCAGGCAGCTCCCGCACGGGGAGCTCACCGTAGGGCCTGTCCTGGCACACGCGCGGCTCAGCCGGGCTCATGCAAAGGACCGTAAATTAGATGTAAAAGATGAGCCTCGTCACCCTGGGCTCAGAAAACCCCAAGGTCCTGAGGTCTACCCAGCCCGACACCCCACGGTCCCCAGACCAGTGGGACAcagtgcagaagaaaattaattcccatgcagagagaaaattgaGATGAACGCTTCGGAGACCCTCAGCTATGttggagagagatgggaagGACAGGGCAGGCACCCAGGCGCCCGGCGAACGCTCTGCACCGGCGTGTGGCACGGAGATgctgccagccagccccgcGCCAGCCGGGAGGGCGAGGACTGGGACGGGGCAGTGCCGGCGGCAcctcaggggctgggggcagccgcGCCGGCAGGGCACGCCGGGCCGCGCTGCATGCAGCGGATGAGCTCCTTGCGGTTATCCAGGATGGTGTCAAAACTCTCCTGCAGCCGGTTCTGCTGGTCCACGACTTTCTGCTGGAGGCCGTGGATCCAGCGCAGCAGGGCCAGGCGCCGGTACATCACCAGCTGGATGTGGTGCTTCTCCTTCTCCCGCTCCTTGAAGCGCTCCTTGTCCTGGAGGTGCTGCACGGCCTCTGCCAGCGCCGGGAAGAGGGTCCCTGGTCCGGGCTCGGCCACCCCCAGCTGGGGTGGgctcccggggaggggggcagcagCCAGAGGGTCCCAGGTGCTCCCGCAGGCGCTGTCGGGGCTGTCGAtgctgagggagctgctggCGTAGCCGTTGTCCTCCACGGGGGAGCTCGGGGGCTTGCCGCATCCCCCAGCCGCCTCCTTGGCTGCAGCGTTttggccccccgccccgccgacCTCCGCTCCCTCGGGGGGGCTGCGCACCCCCCGCTCGGGGAGACACGGCCCCGTGGCGCCCAGGCTCGGGGCGGCATCCCTAAGCCGGCCCTGCACCATCTGTCTCTGCATTAATAACAGCAGATTATCAGACGGATTTGTCGTGTTTTCGCTCCGGCTGGAGCCCTCCTCTGGCGAGGACCCCGGCGCTGGCCGGCTCCAGTTCTCATTGCTGTCGCACACCTCTCCCACGAAGTTGGAGTTGGAGTCCTGCCCGCACCCGGCCCCCGGGACGGCCGTGCCCAGcgccgggcccccccggccctgccggaACGGGGCGTTCGCCGGGGCACCGGGCGGGCAGACGGCAAACATCTTGCCGGTCTCCTGCCTGCAAGAGAGATGCAGAGCTGTGAGGCGTCTGCAGGGTATGCGGGCTGGCACAATCAGAACTCTGATCAGCTACAGCGAGATAAAACATTCTCTTACTTCGTTTGCCTCTCCTTAAAACTGCTGAACCCCAGCCACGGGCCAGGCCAAAACCCAACGGCTCAAGGCAGAAGTGCTCGTCCTGTCCTGGCGTTTGGCTGCTGCTCTCGGTGTGTCCCCAGGCAACACCATCCAGGGGCAATTTCTCACCCGATGCAGAAGCTCGGGGCAGGCACCCTCCACCCATCTCTCCTCCCCGTGAGCTCCAGCCCAAAACCATGCTTCCGTGGCTTCCTGACTGTTGGAGGGCATCGCAGGGCGCAGGCACGCAGCCGGCAcgctctgctccagcagcgtTTGTGCTTGTGGTAGATGCAATTAATTCAGTGCTGGTAGAGGTTTGCTTGGAAGGAGCTGCTTTTCtaacagcaataaaatttatttaagcaGGTGAGGCTGCCTGGGCTCCTCTGCACCAAGTCTGCCGTctcccctgggctgggctgtgggtcAGGTCTGGTCTCCGCCAGCGCCCAAACCAGTAACCCCGCTgggctgcttcctcctctgcagggccgCGAGCAGACAGGACCAGAACAGGAAAGGTTAACCCAGCATTTCTTGCCGGGTCATCGGCAGCGAGAGCCCATCTCCGAGCTCTCTCCCACCAAGGACACGCTCCCAAGAATCACATGAAGGAAAACCCATCGAGTGTCCCGGTTTCACCCCTGGAAAGCGGCACAGAGGCAGGACGGGTCTGGGGGGCGGCGTGCCCAGCCCGGGGCGCGGGGCACAGGCTGCAGCCGTAGCGGGGTCCCGGCCAGCAGCGGGGAAGGGCCGCGAAGATGCCCCGGGGCCCGGTACAACCCTGGTCCCGCCGCCTCGGCCCCGTGGCTGCTGCGCGATGCCCGGGGCAGGGGAAGGCGAGCTCAGCCCTAGAAGTGCTGCTCGCAAGGGCAAGGATGGCACCAgggggaggcggccgggggCTCCCAAAGGCCTGGGGCCGCGCACCGtagcccccccgcccccggcccgctgCCCTTTGCGCTGCCCAGGACCGGGGCACACCGCCACGGAACCGCTCCAGCCCGGGCGCTGGCGGGGCGCGGAGGCCGGGCCGTGGGAGGCTGCGGagcccaggagcagccctgcccctgcagacccccccccccccacccccgggccggggggcggcggggagaggcggCACCGGgtccccccgcccggccgcgccgcaGCCGCACTGCGccgggaaggggggggggggggctgcgaCCCCCgagcccggcccagccccgccgcgccccgctcccccgccccggcagcgAGCACTCACcgccgcaccgcaccgcaccgctcCGCTCCGCACCGCCCCGCGCTccctgcgccgccgccgccgccgcgggtgGGAGCGGAAGCGGCCCCGCGTGGGGAGGCGTCACGGCCGCACTTCcgcggcccccgcggccccgccggccgcgcccggggctgctgcggggggaggccggggctgcgcggccgGGGAGCGGCCGCTCTCGGGGCTGCCCGCCGCCTCTGCGTGCGCGCATACGTGTCTGCCTATATATACCTATAGGTGCCGTGCCTCTGCGTGCGGCCCGAGCATCCCACGGGAAATTCCTCCCCTGTCTGCCTGGCCTGAGGGGGAAAGCGAAAGATTCCCACCCGTGTCAGCCCGGCCAGGGAGAAGGGTGGGAGAGGCTCCGAGGGGACAGGGGGCCGTGGGCTGGAGACCCCGCCACGCACAGCCCCGGCGTGGGGTGGGAGCGGGGCCGAGCGCCGGGCTGGGTGCGTGCGGGTGCATCCCGCCACGGGCAGGGCGGCCGGGTTTCGGACACGCCGactccttcccagcccctgtCCCGACGGTCCCGTGAGCCTCAGCAGGTCCCCACGGGGACGAGGGGGATGGCGGGACCCACGCTCTCAATGGGGCCTTTATTCCCCTCGCCCAGGGCCGAGGTGTCTGCgtgctgggaaaggaaaaggctcAGCAACATCAAACGGCTCCCACGAGCGCCGGGCTGGCACAGGGGGTCACATGAAGCACCATGAGCGTTTCGGGAGATAAAGAGGctttgtggggctgggggggagacGCACCGCGCGGCAGCGAGGCTGGtggcctggggctgggagccggggcgggggcagccggggtgcTGCAGACCGCCCGTTACCCGCAGAGCTGCCCCGAGCGAGGATGGTGTCATCTCCTGCTGGGTCCCCCTGACGTGGCCTTCACCAGCATCCGGTGGTAGCTCTGGGACAGACGTGGCATGAGCACAGAGCTGTCACCCCAAGGGCTCTGCAGCCCAAGCCCACCCTGACCAAAGTGAGTGTTGCCGGGGGCTCGGCAGCTCCCACCCGccccagaggaagaggagggagggatgaaGGTGCTTTCAGGGTGGACAAAGATCCTCTCCGAAGCTCTGGACTGTTGGAGGTGGGACGTGGGAGAGAAACGCCGAGAGCAGATGTTCCCCCATGACATTGCAGAGGTTCAGAATAACGCTAATAAGTGataaataagttattttaactTCCCATCTGCCTGACAGGCCCCTAggcagcctctcctgctccGGGCTGCTCCGGCCCCAAAGGCTTCGACACCTCCGTCAAGGAGAAATGGGTGGGATAGGACCGAGAGCTGTAACTGGGGCACTTGGGCTGCAGCACTCCTCCTAGGAAAGCCTGagattaaagaaacaaaaccttccCGTCACACAGGAAAGGCAGAAACCGACTCAGATGCGTCTGTGAatgggcaggaaagaaaaaaagagtttgggCAAACAATGGCCTCAGCTccgctctgctctgctctgccttgaGCTGAGTGTTTGCTTGTTAGCGCTGGTTTGTGTTTCGCTCCCATTCGGGGCCTGAactcaaagcaaagcaaaatattcgTCACTGAGAGCAAAGAGGGAAGTTTCGTCCGTTTGGGGACCTTCTCCAGTTTTCTGAGAGGAGGGACACCTGAAACAGGCATTTTTCATCACCGGTTTAGACTTcaacaagcaaaagaaaaatgcaagttcAGCTGGCGTTTGGCTCGTGGGGCAGGAGCGGGGTTTGCTCCTCTCTCGGCTTTACTCGTCCCCACCCCAGGAATTCCTGCGGGGCCGGTGGGTGCCGACGTGCCGGAGCCTGCTGCAAACCTGCTGCGTGTCGGCTCCGGCTCCGCTGGCGCTGGCGGGAACCTCCCCACGTTTGGGGGGTTCCTCCCCCAAACGCCAGCCATGGCGGGAGCCGGGTCGGTGCGGGGTTGATGGAGGGGGCCGGGAGCAGCGGTTGCAGGGGTCTGTCTCGCCGGGGCTGGTTTTGCACTGGTGCAGCTCGGGTtcagcccagcacccccagcgCCGGGATTATCTGTGTCTGATGGAGACCAGAGGGGTTTGCTGCCTGCAATGAAAACGGCTCCGTTTCCCTGGGAGCCAGCCGTCccctcagccccagctgctcctcGCCCCAAGGACACTGCCAGCGGGGACGGCTGCGGGGACCCCCAGCTCAGGACGTGGGagagaggggacatggggacaccgggaggGCTGGGCCGATCcctttggggcagggggaaaggggaggttTGGAGGTGGAGGCGGCTTAGTGATGGATTTCAGAGTcgtcttcccctccccttccctcactttgttccagaaataaattaaaagctctccctccaggaaattaaaaatcatttaagaaGACTGAGCACAGGACCTGATGCGCTGGGGTTTCAGAGCTAAGGGCAGTGCACTTTGGGGCTCAGAGGGGAGAAGGGTGCTGGGTGACCCCCCGGAGCCGCTCCAGAAGGCACTGGCACCAGATTCCTCCACCGAAGCAGGTCCCTGGGACCTGGATGCAGCACCCTTCCCCTGGGC of Ciconia boyciana chromosome 21, ASM3463844v1, whole genome shotgun sequence contains these proteins:
- the C21H1orf216 gene encoding UPF0500 protein C1orf216 homolog — translated: MFAVCPPGAPANAPFRQGRGGPALGTAVPGAGCGQDSNSNFVGEVCDSNENWSRPAPGSSPEEGSSRSENTTNPSDNLLLLMQRQMVQGRLRDAAPSLGATGPCLPERGVRSPPEGAEVGGAGGQNAAAKEAAGGCGKPPSSPVEDNGYASSSLSIDSPDSACGSTWDPLAAAPLPGSPPQLGVAEPGPGTLFPALAEAVQHLQDKERFKEREKEKHHIQLVMYRRLALLRWIHGLQQKVVDQQNRLQESFDTILDNRKELIRCMQRGPACPAGAAAPSP